From the Thermus filiformis genome, one window contains:
- a CDS encoding GIY-YIG nuclease family protein produces MSKNWGFSVRIFIPTGDPEGLRIIEKSNWTGQGLMFPRALFPEVRQRPELGRTGVYVLWGPSESGQLPRVYVGEGDFIRDRLDQHYKQKDFWTHAIVFISKDENLNKAHVQYLEARLVALAKEAGRAELDNGNVPQLPSLSEADRADAEGFLADMLLCLPILGVNVFEKPKIPASTGAEGVRNAGPEEVQELFLRAKGVEAQGVYTAGGFIVRAGSRAAKKEAPSLHDRLKELRRALVENGTLQDEGDYYRLTQDYAFNSPSMAAGVLLGNSVNGRQVWKNKDGRTLKELEESLTG; encoded by the coding sequence ATGAGCAAGAACTGGGGATTTTCGGTCCGCATTTTCATTCCCACGGGGGACCCTGAAGGGCTGCGTATCATTGAGAAATCCAACTGGACGGGCCAGGGCCTGATGTTTCCTAGGGCGCTCTTTCCCGAAGTCCGCCAGCGGCCCGAGTTGGGACGCACCGGGGTGTACGTCCTGTGGGGGCCGAGCGAGTCGGGACAGCTGCCACGGGTCTACGTGGGCGAAGGGGATTTCATCCGCGACCGCCTCGATCAGCACTACAAGCAAAAGGACTTCTGGACGCACGCCATCGTCTTTATCAGCAAGGACGAGAACCTCAACAAGGCGCACGTGCAGTACCTGGAGGCGCGACTGGTAGCCCTTGCTAAAGAGGCCGGCCGCGCCGAGCTGGATAACGGCAACGTACCCCAACTCCCGTCTCTTTCCGAGGCCGACCGGGCAGACGCGGAAGGGTTCCTGGCGGACATGTTGCTCTGCCTGCCTATCCTTGGGGTGAACGTTTTTGAAAAGCCGAAGATCCCCGCCTCTACCGGAGCCGAGGGGGTACGGAATGCTGGACCCGAGGAGGTGCAGGAGCTGTTTCTGCGCGCCAAGGGTGTTGAGGCCCAGGGTGTGTACACCGCCGGGGGGTTCATCGTGCGGGCCGGATCGCGGGCGGCCAAAAAGGAGGCGCCCTCTCTTCACGATCGCTTGAAGGAACTGCGCCGGGCGCTGGTTGAAAACGGGACCCTTCAGGACGAAGGGGACTACTACCGCCTGACGCAGGACTACGCCTTCAACTCGCCTTCCATGGCGGCGGGAGTCCTACTTGGAAACTCCGTGAACGGACGGCAGGTGTGGAAGAATAAGGACGGGCGCACGCTTAAAGAACTCGAGGAGAGCCTGACGGGATGA
- a CDS encoding restriction endonuclease subunit S, translating to MAGEWRKVRIEEVAERVAMGPFGSSIRVETFVSEGMPVISGQHLNGWRLDDTVGYNFITREHADRLKRANVQRGDVVFTHRGNIGQVAYIPANSKYERYVISQSQFYLRPDPSKVLPEFIVAYFKTPEGQHKLLANTSQVGVPSIAQPVTYLRKVEIPLPPLPEQRAIAHILGTLDDKIELNRRMSETLEQMARAIFKAWFVDFEPVRAKMEGRWRRGESLPGLPAHLYDLFPDRLVDSELGEIPEGWRVERFGEVLEINPSRRIRKGQVAPYLDMASMPTQGHRPLEVVPRAFSSGSRFINGDTLLARITPSLENGKTAFVDFLQPGEVGWGSTEFIVLRPKPPLPPEFGYCLARHPDFREFAIQSMTGTSGRQRVQPEALALYQLVVPPGTVASAFGRIVQPLFAKAGQAYDESRTLAALRDAILPKLIRGEVRVKDAERFLKERGL from the coding sequence ATGGCGGGTGAGTGGCGGAAGGTTCGCATCGAGGAAGTAGCTGAACGTGTAGCCATGGGCCCGTTCGGATCTTCAATCAGAGTTGAGACCTTTGTATCGGAAGGCATGCCTGTCATCAGCGGCCAGCACCTTAATGGTTGGCGTCTGGATGATACTGTGGGCTACAACTTTATCACTCGTGAACATGCCGATCGCTTGAAGAGGGCGAACGTGCAGCGTGGTGATGTCGTCTTCACACATCGCGGAAACATCGGACAGGTCGCTTACATCCCGGCCAACTCAAAATACGAGCGCTACGTGATCTCGCAAAGTCAGTTCTACCTCCGACCTGATCCTTCAAAGGTGCTGCCTGAATTCATCGTAGCCTACTTCAAGACTCCAGAGGGGCAGCACAAGCTGTTGGCCAACACCTCGCAGGTCGGGGTTCCCTCAATTGCTCAGCCAGTCACGTACCTGCGCAAAGTTGAGATCCCCCTTCCTCCCCTCCCCGAACAGCGTGCCATCGCTCACATCCTCGGTACGCTGGACGACAAGATAGAGCTGAACCGGCGGATGAGCGAGACGCTGGAGCAGATGGCGCGGGCCATCTTCAAGGCCTGGTTCGTGGACTTTGAACCCGTGCGCGCCAAGATGGAGGGCCGCTGGCGCCGCGGCGAATCCCTCCCCGGCCTCCCCGCCCACCTCTACGACCTCTTCCCCGACCGACTGGTGGACTCGGAACTGGGGGAGATTCCGGAGGGGTGGAGGGTGGAAAGGTTTGGAGAAGTTTTGGAGATTAACCCTTCGCGCCGGATTCGGAAAGGACAAGTAGCACCTTATCTCGACATGGCAAGCATGCCGACTCAAGGGCACAGACCCCTTGAGGTTGTGCCGCGTGCCTTTTCCTCGGGATCACGGTTTATTAACGGAGACACCCTTCTTGCAAGAATCACACCTTCTCTTGAAAACGGCAAGACTGCCTTTGTGGACTTTCTACAGCCGGGCGAAGTAGGTTGGGGCTCAACTGAGTTCATTGTCCTGCGTCCGAAACCGCCTTTACCTCCTGAGTTTGGATACTGTTTAGCCAGACACCCGGACTTTCGCGAGTTCGCCATCCAAAGCATGACAGGTACCAGTGGTCGGCAGCGAGTGCAGCCGGAGGCATTGGCACTTTATCAACTCGTAGTGCCACCAGGGACCGTTGCTTCTGCATTCGGTCGGATTGTGCAACCGCTTTTTGCTAAAGCCGGCCAAGCTTACGACGAATCCCGCACCCTTGCCGCGCTGCGTGATGCGATTTTGCCGAAGCTCATCCGGGGGGAGGTTCGGGTAAAGGATGCCGAGAGGTTCTTAAAGGAGCGGGGACTATGA
- a CDS encoding class I SAM-dependent DNA methyltransferase codes for MPKRRKAADLENGAGEKLEQKLWRMADTLRGSMDAAEYKHVVLGLIFLKYISDVFEEHRKTLEATPYADPEDPDEYRAANVFWVPPEARWEQIRQNARQPTIGQIVDKAMEAVERDNPSLKNVLPKDYARPALDKKRLGQLIDLISNIPVGNGDARSQDVLGRIYEYFLGQFASAEGKKGGEFYTPRSVVQLLVEMLEPFQGRVYDPCCGSAGMFVQSVKFLEAHATGNGNGGRARSRISIYGQELNYTTWRLAKMNLAIRGIDGQIKQGDTFRNDEFPDLKADYILANPPFNMKAWGGEELREDKRWRFGVPPVRNANFAWVQHIIHHLAPTGYAGFVLANGSLSSNQSGEGEIRKNIVEADLVDCIVALPDKLFYSTQIPVSLWFLARDKSGKPPVGQKKNLRDRRGEVLFIDARRMGRMVDRVHRELTDEEIQKIARTYHAWRGEEEAGPYEDVPGFCKSATLEEIRQHGYVLTPGRYVGAVVEDEDDEPFDEKMHRLTAELREQMAEARRLEEAIWRNLEELGYGQNG; via the coding sequence ATGCCTAAGAGGCGGAAGGCGGCAGACCTGGAAAACGGGGCAGGCGAAAAGCTCGAGCAGAAGTTATGGCGCATGGCCGATACCTTGCGGGGCTCCATGGACGCCGCCGAGTACAAGCACGTGGTGCTCGGCTTGATCTTCTTGAAGTACATCTCCGACGTCTTCGAGGAGCACCGCAAAACGCTCGAGGCCACGCCCTACGCCGACCCGGAAGACCCCGACGAGTACCGGGCCGCAAACGTCTTTTGGGTTCCGCCCGAGGCCCGCTGGGAGCAGATTCGGCAGAACGCCCGCCAGCCCACCATCGGGCAAATCGTGGACAAGGCCATGGAGGCGGTGGAGCGGGATAACCCCTCTCTTAAGAACGTGCTACCCAAGGACTACGCCAGGCCGGCCCTGGACAAGAAGCGCCTGGGTCAACTTATTGACCTCATCTCCAACATTCCGGTGGGCAACGGGGACGCCCGCTCCCAGGACGTGCTCGGGCGGATTTACGAGTACTTCCTGGGCCAGTTCGCCAGCGCCGAGGGCAAGAAGGGAGGGGAGTTCTACACCCCGCGCTCGGTGGTCCAGCTCCTGGTGGAGATGCTCGAGCCCTTCCAGGGCCGGGTGTACGATCCCTGCTGCGGGTCCGCCGGGATGTTCGTCCAGTCCGTGAAGTTTTTGGAGGCCCACGCCACGGGCAACGGCAACGGCGGCCGGGCGCGCTCCCGGATCAGCATCTACGGCCAGGAGCTCAACTACACCACCTGGCGCCTGGCCAAGATGAATCTAGCCATCCGCGGAATCGACGGACAGATTAAGCAGGGCGATACCTTCCGAAACGATGAGTTCCCCGACCTCAAGGCCGACTACATCCTCGCCAACCCCCCCTTCAACATGAAGGCGTGGGGGGGCGAAGAGCTGCGGGAAGACAAAAGGTGGAGGTTCGGCGTTCCCCCGGTGCGCAACGCCAACTTCGCCTGGGTCCAGCACATCATCCACCACCTGGCCCCCACGGGTTACGCGGGCTTCGTCCTGGCCAACGGGTCGCTCTCCAGCAACCAGTCTGGGGAGGGGGAGATCCGCAAGAACATCGTCGAGGCGGACCTGGTGGACTGCATCGTGGCCCTGCCGGACAAGCTTTTCTACTCCACCCAGATTCCCGTCTCCCTCTGGTTCCTGGCCCGCGATAAGAGCGGCAAGCCCCCCGTTGGCCAGAAGAAGAACCTCCGGGATCGCCGCGGGGAGGTGCTGTTCATAGACGCCCGCCGGATGGGCCGGATGGTGGACCGCGTCCACCGGGAGCTCACCGACGAGGAGATCCAGAAGATTGCCCGCACCTACCACGCCTGGCGGGGAGAGGAGGAGGCGGGTCCTTACGAGGACGTTCCGGGGTTCTGTAAGAGCGCCACCCTCGAGGAGATCCGCCAGCACGGCTACGTGCTCACGCCGGGGCGGTATGTGGGGGCGGTGGTGGAGGACGAGGACGACGAGCCCTTTGACGAGAAGATGCACCGCCTCACCGCGGAGCTTCGGGAGCAGATGGCCGAGGCCCGGCGGCTCGAGGAGGCGATCTGGAGGAATCTAGAGGAGTTGGGCTATGGTCAAAATGGGTGA
- a CDS encoding ParB/RepB/Spo0J family partition protein, producing MKRYRENPIAAFLPKELLEGPKATGLQEVAVEDLLPRSQPRRRFEEASLRDLAESVKAHGVLEPLLVRPLEDGKYEILAGERRYRAAQMAGLAEVPVVVLEVDDKEARAIALVENLQREDLNPYEETVGILDLLALELGKEREEVVGLLHRMANEVKGKVTHSAMGNPEAQAVEALFKKLGRMTWQSFVQNRLPLLTLPEDVREALEEGSIPYVSALELKKVKDDVARKALLEEVKAGLSSRELKRRVRELTKKPEPQRAWHREVATRLAKLDLEALPPERRARVEEKLRELLEVLEEGA from the coding sequence GTGAAGCGGTACAGGGAGAACCCCATCGCGGCGTTTTTGCCCAAGGAGCTCCTGGAGGGGCCTAAGGCGACGGGTCTTCAGGAAGTGGCCGTGGAGGACCTCCTGCCCCGCTCTCAGCCCCGCCGCCGCTTTGAGGAGGCCTCCCTCCGGGACCTGGCCGAGTCGGTCAAGGCGCATGGGGTTCTGGAGCCCCTTCTGGTGCGGCCCCTCGAGGACGGTAAGTACGAGATCCTGGCCGGGGAGCGGCGCTACCGGGCGGCTCAGATGGCGGGGCTTGCCGAGGTCCCCGTGGTGGTCCTGGAGGTGGACGACAAAGAGGCCCGCGCCATCGCCCTGGTGGAGAACCTCCAGCGGGAGGACCTGAACCCCTACGAGGAGACGGTGGGGATTTTGGACCTGCTGGCCCTCGAGCTGGGGAAGGAAAGGGAGGAGGTGGTGGGGCTCCTTCACCGGATGGCGAATGAGGTGAAGGGGAAAGTTACCCATAGCGCTATGGGTAACCCGGAGGCCCAGGCGGTGGAGGCCCTCTTCAAGAAGCTGGGGCGGATGACCTGGCAATCTTTCGTGCAGAACCGCCTACCCCTTCTCACCCTTCCCGAGGACGTGCGGGAGGCCCTGGAGGAGGGCTCCATCCCTTATGTGTCTGCTCTCGAGCTGAAGAAGGTGAAGGACGATGTGGCGAGGAAAGCCCTCCTGGAGGAGGTGAAGGCGGGGCTTTCCTCGAGGGAGCTGAAGCGGCGGGTGCGGGAGCTGACCAAGAAGCCGGAGCCCCAAAGGGCCTGGCACCGGGAGGTGGCCACCCGCTTAGCCAAGCTGGACCTCGAGGCCCTCCCCCCGGAGCGGCGGGCAAGGGTGGAGGAGAAGCTGAGGGAGCTTTTGGAGGTGCTGGAGGAAGGGGCCTGA
- a CDS encoding ParA family protein yields the protein MKRKRLVLLSEWANQRGISYTTAYRMAKRGEIPTEQVGRFSFVVEEVEVPEGKGVALTFFTHAGGAGKTSLARDLGYELASRGYKVLLIDMDPQANLTDWLGFTEVEPEETALFLYEKGILPEPKGVMPNLYLIPAEVSLAKAEVVLSREPHTAFALRGALEELRGEYDFIFVDSLPSLGTLAASAALSGDGLVVPVELSRKGVQALTVVLEAASGYANALRKMRVWQGPSFVRLFVPNHMESAGRAREAHEVLEEIAEKWRVPIAPPLARRPAAYREAQARNVPVQLTEYSEVREELKGVAEKLLEVVLPVQEVAK from the coding sequence ATGAAGAGAAAAAGGCTGGTCCTCCTGAGCGAGTGGGCGAACCAGCGGGGCATCTCCTACACCACCGCCTACCGCATGGCGAAGCGGGGGGAGATACCCACGGAGCAGGTAGGGCGGTTCTCCTTCGTGGTGGAAGAGGTGGAGGTCCCGGAGGGAAAGGGGGTGGCGCTCACCTTCTTCACCCACGCCGGGGGGGCCGGGAAGACCTCCCTTGCTCGGGATCTGGGGTATGAGCTGGCCTCGAGGGGGTACAAGGTGCTCCTCATCGACATGGATCCCCAGGCCAACCTCACGGACTGGCTGGGCTTCACCGAGGTGGAGCCGGAGGAGACGGCCCTCTTCCTTTACGAAAAGGGCATCCTTCCCGAACCCAAGGGGGTGATGCCCAACCTCTACCTGATCCCCGCCGAGGTGAGCCTGGCCAAGGCGGAGGTGGTCCTGTCGCGGGAACCCCACACCGCCTTCGCCCTCCGGGGGGCCCTGGAGGAGCTGCGCGGGGAGTACGACTTCATCTTCGTGGACTCCCTTCCCTCCTTAGGCACCCTGGCGGCCTCGGCGGCCCTCTCGGGGGACGGGCTGGTGGTGCCGGTGGAGCTCTCCCGGAAGGGCGTGCAGGCCCTCACGGTGGTGCTGGAAGCGGCTTCCGGCTACGCCAATGCCCTTCGCAAAATGCGGGTGTGGCAGGGCCCCAGCTTCGTCCGCCTGTTCGTTCCCAACCACATGGAAAGCGCCGGGCGGGCCAGGGAGGCCCACGAGGTCCTGGAGGAGATCGCCGAAAAGTGGCGGGTCCCCATCGCGCCCCCCCTTGCCCGGAGGCCCGCCGCCTACCGGGAGGCCCAGGCCAGGAACGTGCCCGTCCAGCTTACGGAATATTCTGAGGTCAGGGAGGAGCTGAAGGGGGTGGCCGAAAAGCTTCTAGAAGTTGTGCTTCCGGTTCAGGAGGTGGCCAAGTGA
- a CDS encoding replication initiator protein A: MARNRPPHKPALVQARHLDEANVARLGLISIQERIPEGYASWEEEFEFLGKPVKLACYASEKVGGVPHGLDNEVSLALIALYLNAGAPEDGTFTTTPYQVLKLMGLDTSGYYYQALKESLMRLTTATYVLSEAWRSDGRWQSVTFRYIEKLEYTSSAEGQLDRASILRVTLAKEIVRSLKQSYVKPIDIEFMASLRRPLSRALYRLLDAQRFSPENPTPLGRFEVNLMEWAAACKIVHKRPDKVRRTLEPAHKELMERRYLESVEYVGRGQNQTIVYVFGEEAGGVPDTEAVELLMAEGLSFTSAYSLARRYPLEHIKDRLERFRAILASGYRPKNRLGFLVDVIRDESGKYARALPPARTPRRQALAEEEEARRLEEEAEREWKSLPKEAQIRRALQVVQLVLRSRVSVGEVEELTRRMEEGKLDPKALVEELKAAAAGGRLEAWLEDFRSSVQ, from the coding sequence ATGGCGCGAAACCGGCCTCCGCATAAGCCGGCCCTGGTCCAGGCCAGGCACCTGGACGAGGCCAACGTGGCCCGGCTGGGCCTGATCTCCATTCAAGAGCGCATCCCCGAGGGGTACGCCTCCTGGGAGGAGGAGTTTGAGTTCCTGGGTAAACCGGTCAAGCTCGCCTGCTACGCCAGCGAGAAGGTGGGGGGCGTGCCCCACGGTCTGGACAACGAGGTCTCCCTGGCCTTAATCGCCCTCTACCTCAACGCCGGGGCCCCCGAGGACGGCACCTTCACCACCACCCCCTACCAGGTCCTCAAGCTCATGGGCCTGGACACCTCGGGCTACTACTACCAGGCCCTGAAGGAGAGCCTGATGCGCCTCACCACCGCCACCTACGTCCTCTCCGAGGCTTGGCGCTCCGACGGCAGGTGGCAGAGCGTCACCTTCCGCTACATAGAGAAGCTGGAGTACACCTCCTCGGCGGAGGGGCAGCTGGACCGGGCCAGCATCCTGCGGGTCACCCTGGCCAAGGAGATCGTCCGCTCCCTAAAGCAGAGCTATGTCAAGCCCATAGACATCGAGTTCATGGCCAGCCTGAGGCGCCCCTTGAGCCGGGCCCTCTACCGCCTTTTGGACGCCCAGCGCTTCTCTCCGGAGAACCCTACCCCCCTCGGCCGCTTTGAGGTCAACCTCATGGAGTGGGCCGCCGCCTGCAAGATCGTCCACAAGCGGCCCGACAAGGTGCGCCGCACCCTGGAGCCCGCCCACAAGGAGCTGATGGAGCGGCGCTACCTCGAGTCCGTGGAGTACGTGGGCCGGGGGCAGAACCAGACCATCGTCTACGTGTTCGGGGAGGAGGCGGGAGGGGTGCCCGACACCGAGGCGGTGGAGCTCCTCATGGCCGAGGGCCTTTCCTTCACCTCCGCCTACTCCCTGGCCCGCCGCTACCCCCTGGAGCACATCAAGGACCGGCTGGAGCGCTTCCGGGCCATCCTGGCCTCGGGGTACAGGCCCAAGAACCGGCTGGGCTTCCTGGTGGACGTGATCCGGGACGAGAGCGGCAAGTACGCCCGGGCCCTTCCCCCGGCCCGCACCCCCCGGCGCCAGGCCCTGGCCGAGGAGGAGGAGGCGCGCCGCCTCGAGGAGGAGGCCGAGCGGGAGTGGAAAAGCCTGCCCAAGGAGGCCCAGATCCGCCGCGCCCTCCAGGTGGTCCAGCTGGTCCTCCGCTCCCGGGTGAGCGTGGGGGAGGTGGAGGAGCTCACCCGGCGCATGGAGGAGGGGAAGCTGGACCCCAAGGCCCTGGTGGAGGAGCTCAAGGCCGCGGCCGCCGGAGGAAGGCTCGAGGCTTGGTTGGAGGATTTTCGCTCAAGTGTCCAATGA
- a CDS encoding SDR family oxidoreductase, translating to MFEDKVAVITGASRGIGRALALALAERGADLVLAARDRERLEAVAEEVKARGRKALPVPGDLRREEAVERLRQEALGAFGTVDIVVNNAGVGKYGPLLDFTPSDYDWIMDTNMRASFLVTRAFLPTLLAKGSGDLVFVASVAGLKGLPHEAVYCASKFAQVGFAQALDHELRERGIRVSVVAPGGVRTEFAFGTGRTPDDPRLEGFLHPEEVAEAVVFALSQPPHARVFLVGMRPMSEPL from the coding sequence GTGTTTGAAGACAAGGTGGCGGTGATCACGGGGGCAAGCCGGGGCATCGGGCGGGCCCTCGCCCTGGCCCTGGCGGAACGGGGGGCGGACCTGGTCCTGGCGGCCCGGGACCGGGAGCGCCTCGAGGCGGTGGCGGAGGAGGTAAAGGCCCGGGGCCGGAAGGCGCTTCCTGTGCCGGGGGACCTGCGGCGGGAGGAGGCGGTGGAGCGCCTGCGGCAGGAGGCCCTGGGCGCCTTCGGCACGGTGGACATCGTGGTGAACAACGCCGGGGTGGGGAAGTACGGCCCCCTCCTGGACTTCACCCCCAGCGACTACGACTGGATCATGGACACCAACATGCGCGCCAGCTTCCTCGTGACCCGGGCCTTCCTCCCTACCCTCCTCGCCAAAGGCTCGGGGGACCTGGTCTTCGTGGCCTCGGTGGCGGGGCTAAAGGGGCTTCCCCACGAGGCAGTGTACTGCGCCAGCAAGTTCGCCCAGGTGGGCTTCGCCCAAGCCCTGGACCACGAGCTCCGGGAGAGGGGAATCCGGGTGAGTGTGGTGGCCCCAGGCGGAGTGAGGACGGAGTTCGCCTTTGGCACCGGCAGGACCCCCGATGACCCTCGCCTGGAGGGCTTCCTCCACCCCGAGGAGGTGGCGGAAGCCGTGGTCTTCGCCCTTTCTCAGCCCCCCCACGCCCGGGTCTTCCTGGTGGGTATGCGCCCCATGTCCGAGCCCCTGTGA
- a CDS encoding Gfo/Idh/MocA family protein — MVRLGIVGAGWWAQEVHAPAFQGAGARIQGVYAAGSPRAEALARAYGARAYKDYAALLEDVEAVAISTPDTAHVPLALEAVRRGRHVFLEKPVGVSLEEALALLQAVEEEGVVAMTALTARADWAAETALAHRERLGEVLVFRGAFLADYLADPLSPLPWRARVSGGGPAGVVGDLGPHLFDLAAWILGHPLEQVQARTAVLFPGRENPDWAGVLAKAGRAQGVLELSRVHPVRPQALFLELEGEKGALRVVPALAGRAEEAGLFFSERPGSWNPLPLDAGFLRGRDPREPWGLFHFRELAQRFLRAIQKGEPPTPSLREGVVAQAAIQAVLESAEEGREKEVTRV, encoded by the coding sequence ATGGTGAGGCTTGGGATTGTAGGCGCCGGCTGGTGGGCGCAGGAGGTGCACGCCCCCGCCTTCCAAGGGGCAGGCGCGAGGATCCAGGGGGTCTACGCGGCGGGAAGCCCCCGGGCGGAGGCCCTAGCCAGGGCCTATGGGGCCCGGGCGTACAAGGACTACGCCGCCCTCCTGGAGGACGTGGAGGCGGTAGCCATCTCCACTCCAGACACCGCCCACGTCCCCTTGGCCCTGGAAGCGGTGCGACGGGGTCGGCACGTCTTCCTGGAGAAGCCCGTGGGCGTTTCCCTGGAGGAGGCCCTGGCCCTTCTCCAGGCGGTGGAGGAAGAGGGTGTGGTGGCCATGACCGCCCTCACCGCCCGGGCGGATTGGGCGGCAGAGACGGCCCTCGCCCACCGGGAACGCCTCGGGGAGGTTCTGGTCTTCCGGGGGGCTTTCCTCGCTGACTACCTGGCCGATCCCTTATCCCCTCTCCCCTGGCGGGCTAGGGTTTCGGGAGGAGGGCCCGCGGGAGTTGTAGGGGACCTGGGACCCCACCTTTTTGACCTGGCAGCTTGGATTCTCGGTCATCCACTGGAGCAGGTCCAGGCCAGGACGGCCGTCCTCTTCCCGGGCCGGGAGAATCCGGATTGGGCGGGGGTCTTGGCCAAGGCGGGGCGGGCCCAAGGGGTCTTGGAGCTTTCCCGCGTTCACCCGGTACGGCCACAGGCCCTCTTCCTGGAGCTGGAGGGGGAGAAAGGAGCCCTGCGGGTGGTCCCGGCTCTGGCCGGCCGGGCGGAGGAGGCGGGGTTGTTCTTCTCCGAGAGGCCTGGCTCCTGGAACCCTCTCCCCCTGGACGCCGGCTTCCTCCGGGGGCGTGACCCCCGGGAGCCCTGGGGGCTCTTCCACTTTCGGGAGCTCGCCCAGCGCTTCCTGAGGGCGATCCAGAAGGGCGAACCCCCTACACCCTCCCTGCGGGAAGGGGTGGTGGCCCAAGCGGCCATCCAGGCGGTCCTGGAAAGCGCGGAGGAAGGTAGGGAGAAGGAGGTGACCCGTGTTTGA
- a CDS encoding M24 family metallopeptidase, with amino-acid sequence MNPAHLERLRAWMEERGFPRFFVARPKNFAWLTGGANTLGMGEAVAYLEVGEEVVLHTSRIEHPRMAEEEAPGLAVRVHPWTAFPPPPAPNDLEHDLTPLRLVLSPKAQEDFLRLGREAAEAVGEVVRAAGEGWREYRLAGALAEALWGRGIRPLLLLVAGEERLFRHRHPLPKDRPLGRAFMAVVCAERGGLVANLTRMAAFGHKEVEGRYREVLEVERVALERSRPGTTLGEVFAALEEAYARLGHPGAWEEHHQGGVGGYRSREVLALPGHPLALRAGMALAWNPSLPGAKVEDTFLLREGGLENLTEDSRWPQVVVGGRARPDLWRGGW; translated from the coding sequence GTGAACCCAGCCCACCTGGAAAGACTGCGCGCCTGGATGGAGGAAAGGGGCTTTCCCCGCTTCTTCGTGGCCCGGCCCAAGAACTTCGCCTGGCTCACGGGCGGGGCCAACACCTTGGGGATGGGGGAGGCGGTGGCCTACCTCGAGGTGGGGGAGGAGGTGGTCCTCCACACCAGCCGCATCGAGCACCCCCGGATGGCGGAGGAGGAGGCCCCCGGCCTGGCCGTGCGGGTCCACCCCTGGACCGCCTTTCCCCCGCCCCCGGCCCCCAACGACCTGGAGCACGACCTCACCCCCTTGCGCCTGGTCCTCTCCCCCAAGGCCCAGGAGGACTTCCTCCGCCTGGGGCGGGAGGCGGCGGAGGCGGTGGGGGAGGTGGTGCGGGCGGCGGGGGAGGGCTGGCGGGAGTACCGGCTCGCCGGGGCCCTGGCCGAGGCCCTCTGGGGACGGGGGATCCGGCCCCTCCTCCTCCTGGTGGCGGGGGAGGAGCGGCTCTTCCGCCACCGCCACCCCCTGCCCAAGGACCGTCCCCTGGGCAGGGCCTTCATGGCCGTGGTCTGCGCCGAGCGGGGCGGGCTGGTGGCCAACCTCACCCGCATGGCCGCCTTCGGCCACAAGGAGGTGGAAGGGCGCTACCGGGAGGTCCTGGAGGTGGAGCGGGTGGCCCTGGAAAGGAGCCGCCCCGGGACCACCTTAGGGGAGGTCTTCGCCGCTTTAGAGGAGGCCTACGCCCGGCTGGGCCACCCCGGGGCCTGGGAGGAGCACCACCAGGGGGGTGTGGGGGGGTACCGCTCCCGGGAGGTCCTGGCCTTGCCGGGCCACCCTTTGGCCCTTAGGGCGGGGATGGCCCTGGCCTGGAACCCCAGCCTTCCCGGGGCCAAGGTGGAGGACACCTTTCTTCTGAGGGAGGGGGGCCTGGAGAACCTGACGGAGGATTCCCGCTGGCCCCAGGTGGTCGTGGGCGGAAGGGCGCGGCCGGACCTTTGGAGGGGAGGATGGTGA